Proteins co-encoded in one Apteryx mantelli isolate bAptMan1 chromosome 4, bAptMan1.hap1, whole genome shotgun sequence genomic window:
- the LOC136991888 gene encoding proto-oncogene Mas-like yields MRESHTSYHLCALCLEVSLIMSAKTTSTFLPNTTSLAEGANYSGTVQKAEPSYALLKFMESFCLISSASGMVGNGTVLWYLGFRIQRNCFTVCILNVAAADFGYLLCIAIETVQCLMHCNVGVQFGILLFLDLFTYGTGLYLLTAISIERCLSVLCPIWCRSHRPKHLSGIISGLLWSLSLLLNMLGYISCTVRPSSNCHILLITTGVLDFLFCTPLMLVFSLTLFLKVKCSSQHLQTGRLFTLIMLTVLFFLIFAVPLSVLILFDFWGYKFLYSPETGFVLSCVNSSLSPVLYFIVGSYRDRRIRLTLRLAFQRAFKDSADDKDERESHKQ; encoded by the coding sequence ccctcattatgagtgctaaaactacatcaaccttccttccaaatacaaccagcctggctgaaggggctaattacagtgggactgtgcaaaaggcagagccgtcatatgctctcctcaagttcatggagagcttctgcctcatcagctctgcctctggcatggtgggaaatggcacggtcctttGGTACCTTGGCTTCCGCATCCAGAGGAACTGCTTCACTGTCTGCATCCTGaacgtggctgccgctgactttggctacctgctctgcatcgccatcgaaacagttcagtgcctgatgcactgcaatgtgggagtgcagtttgggatactcctcttcctggatcttttcacgtacgggactggcttgtatctcctgacagccatcagcattgagaggtgcctgtctgtcctctgtcccatctggtgccgaagccatcgcccaaagcacttgtccggcatcatctccggcctgctctggagcctctcgctgctgctgaacatgctggggtacatttcttgcactgttcgcccctctagcaactgccacatactcctcatcaccactggagtcctggacttcctcttctgcacgcccctcatgctggtattcagcctcaccctcttcctcaaagtcaagtgcagctcccagcacctccaaacaggcaggctcttcaccctgattatgctcaccgtcctcttcttcctcatttttgctgttccgctgagtgtcctgatcctctttgacttctggggctataaatttctctactccccagagactggttttgtgctgtcctgcgtcaatagcagcctcagtccagttctttacttcattgtgggcagctacagggatcggaggattcggctcaccctcaggctggccttccagagggcctttaaagattcagcagatgacaaagatgaacgggaaagccacaaacaataa